The Coregonus clupeaformis isolate EN_2021a chromosome 3, ASM2061545v1, whole genome shotgun sequence genome includes a region encoding these proteins:
- the LOC121541280 gene encoding uncharacterized protein LOC121541280, whose translation MITIYLLWGLLSQVYLIQTEDAPQPIPVTTRLFGDTVSLPCPKAESQQLLYWYRQTVGQLPNLVASVSYGSEPVLKGEFQNPRFKVEKSEYVYNLIIRNISTLDEATYFCGLGTMYGMNYGNATFLAVKGHNHLSLVQQPVSDPVYPGDSVTLQCTVLSGTCTGEHSVYWFRAGSGESHPGVIYTPGNRRDECEKSPETPSPTKSCVYNLSKNNLSLSDAGTYYCAVATCGEILFGNGTNLSIERSLDNVVIGLGVTSVFCVIVIIILVISRNTKPICEHYKVSVAQHGHDNLTTERDQDQDGVTLNYAALNFSERKTKRGRKKRETPQESVYSDVRCSDWE comes from the exons ATGATCACAATCTACCTTCTTTGGGGACTTCTCTCTCAAGTGT ACCTGATTCAGACTGAAGATGCTCCTCAACCAATACCAGTGACTACACGTCTATTTGGAGACACTGTATCTTTGCCATGTCCCAAAGCGGAATCTCAACAATTGCTGTACTGGTACAGACAAACTGTTGGCCAACTGCCCAATCTTGTCGCTTCTGTATCCTATGGATCAGAACCTGTACTTAAAGGAGAGTTTCAGAACCCACGTTTCAAAGTGGAGAAATCTGAATATGTGTACAATCTCATTATCAGAAATATCAGCACATTAGATGAGGCAACatacttttgtggattggggacAATGTATGGGATGAACTATGGAAATGCAACATTTTTGGCTGTGAAAG GACACAATCACCTTTCATTGGTGCAGCAACCAGTTTCTGACCCAGTCTATCCAGGAGACTCTGTGACTCTACAGTGTACAGTACTCTCTGGGACCTGTACAGGAGAACACAGTGTGTACTGGTTCAGAGCCGGATCAGGAGAATCCCATCCAGGAGTCATTTACACCCCTGGGAACAGGAGAGATGAGTGTGAGAAGAGCCCTGAGACTCCCTCTCCTACAAAGAGCTGTGTCTACAACCTCTCCAAGAACAACCTCAGTCTCTCTGATGCTGGGActtactactgtgctgtggccaCATGTGGGGAGATCCTGTTTGGCAACGGAACAAACCTAAGTATTG AAAGATCTCTGGATAATGTAGTCATTGGACTGGGAGTGACATCAGTTTTCTGTGTGATTGTGATCATTATCCTCGTTATCAGCAGAAATACAAAGCCAATTTGTGAACATTATAAAG TGAGTGTTGCACAGCATGGACATGACAACTTAACCACCGAACGTGATcag GATCAAGATGGAGTTACGTTGAATTATGCTGCATTGAATTTCTCTGAGAGGAAGACTAAAAGaggaagaaagaagagagagacaccacaggaGAGTGTGTACTCTGATGTCAGGTGCTCAGACTGGGAGTGA
- the LOC123481726 gene encoding carcinoembryonic antigen-related cell adhesion molecule 1-like — translation MKTFPEDEAMYYCAIGIEMTVEFRDGTFLYLKGNRQKSDYQTVEQQPESDPVYPGDYVTLQCTVLSETCTGEHSVYWFRAGSGESHPGVIYTPGNRSDECEKSPETPSPTKSCVYSLSKNNLSLSDSGTYYCAVATCGKILFGNGTKLNIKGNTVDPIVLSLGAAVAFCVILIFILACTKTKRQTCDHCKASVSQHTHHDDNLSPEQSSDMLNYTALNFSERKTKRGRKKRETPQESVYSDVRYSDWE, via the exons ATGAAGACGTTCCCAGAAGATGAAGCCATGTACTATTGTGCAATTGGAATAGAGATGACTGTGGAGTTTAGAGATGGCACATTTCTGTATTTAAAAG GAAACCGTCAGAAGTCTGACTACCAGACAGTGGAGCAGCAGCCAGAATCTGACCCAGTCTATCCAGGAGACTATGTGACTCTACAGTGTACAGTACTCTCTGAGACCTGTACAGGAGAACACAGTGTGTACTGGTTCAGAGCCGGATCAGGAGAATCCCATCCAGGAGTCATTTACACCCCTGGGAACAGGAGTGATGAGTGTGAGAAGAGCCCTGAGACTCCCTCTCCTACAAAGAGCTGTGTCTACAGCCTCTCCAAGAACAACCTCAGTCTCTCTGATTCTGGGActtactactgtgctgtggccaCATGTGGGAAAATCCTGTTTGGCAACGGGACAAAACTTAACATTAAAG GAAACACAGTGGATCCCATTGTCCTCAGCTTGGGAGCAGCAGTGGCTTTTTGTGTGATTCTAATTTTTATTCTCGCTTGTACCAAAACCAAGAGGCAAACATGTGATCATTGTAAAG CAAGTGTCTCTCAGCATACTCACCATGATGATAACCTCTCACCAGAGCAGTCAAGTG ATATGTTGAATTACACTGCATTGAATTTCTCTGAGAGGAAGACTAAAAGaggaagaaagaagagagagacaccacaggaGAGTGTGTACTCTGATGTCAGGTACTCAGACTGGGAGTGA
- the LOC121541292 gene encoding carcinoembryonic antigen-related cell adhesion molecule 1-like, producing the protein MIRINLVWMLVSQVFLIHTEEVPLQIPLTTAQLGESVSLPCLFSETIDYFQWLYWYKQAAGQTPQVVATVEKKKSVDFVLNGEFNNIRFTMEKVKDGYLLIINNISRSDEAAYFCGIGTVYEMNFRNGTFLSVKGNFISTVEQQTVSDPVHPGDSVTLQCTVLSETCTGEHGVYWFRAGSGESHPGVIYTPGNRSDECEKSPETPSPTQSCVYNLSKNNLSLSDAGTYYCAVATCGEILFGDGTKLNIIKGTASLDPIVLSLGAAVAFCVILIFILACTKNKRQTCDHCKASVSQHIHHDDNLSPEQSSDMLNYAALNFSERKTKRGRKKRETPQESVYSDVRYSDWE; encoded by the exons ATGATCAGAATCAACCTTGTTTGGATGTTAGTCAGTCAAGTAT TCCTGATTCACACTGAAGAAGTTCCTCTGCAAATTCCACTGACCACAGCTCAGCTCGGAGAGTCTGTATCTCTTCCATGTCTCTTCTCAGAGACAATTGATTATTTCCAATGGCTGTACTGGTACAAGCAAGCTGCTGGTCAAACGCCCCAAGTTGTGGCAACTGTGGAAAAGAAAAAATCTGTAGATTTTGTTCTTAATGGAGAGTTTAACAACATCCGTTTCACAATGGAGAAAGTAAAAGATGGATATCTTCTCATCATCAACAATATCAGCAGATCAGATGAGGCAGCATACTTCTGTGGAATAGGAACAGTGTATGAGATGAATTTTAGAAATGGAACATTTTTGTCTGTAAAGGGTAATTTTATTTCA ACTGTAGAGCAACAGACAGTTTCTGATCCAGTCCATCCAGGAGACTCTGTGACCCTACAGTGCACAGTACTCTCTGAGACCTGTACAGGAGAACACGGTGTGTACTGGTTCAGAGCCGGATCAGGGGAATCCCATCCAGGAGTCATTTACACCCCTGGGAACAGGAGTGATGAGTGTGAGAAGAGCCCTGAGACTCCCTCTCCTACACAGAGCTGTGTCTACAACCTCTCCAAGAACAACCTCAGTCTCTCTGATGCTGGGActtactactgtgctgtggccaCATGTGGGGAGATCCTGTTTGGCGACGGAACAAAACTTAACATCATTAAAGGTACAGCTTCTT TGGATCCCATTGTCCTCAGCTTGGGAGCAGCAGTGGCTTTTTGTGTGATTCTAATTTTTATTCTCGCTTGTACCAAAAACAAGAGGCAAACATGTGATCATTGTAAAG CAAGTGTCTCTCAGCATATTCACCATGATGATAACCTCTCACCAGAGCAGTCAAGTG ATATGTTGAATTATGCTGCATTGAATTTCTCTGAGAGGAAAACTAAAAGaggaagaaagaagagagagacaccacaggaGAGTGTGTACTCTGATGTCAGGTACTCAGACTGGGAGTGA